A genome region from Tursiops truncatus isolate mTurTru1 chromosome 15, mTurTru1.mat.Y, whole genome shotgun sequence includes the following:
- the NCOA6 gene encoding nuclear receptor coactivator 6 isoform X9, producing MVLDDLPNLEDIYTSLCSSTVEDSEMDFDSGLEDDDSKSDSILEDSTIFVAFKGNIDDKDFKWKLDTILENVPNLLHMESSKLKVQKVEPWNSVRVTFNIPREAAERLRILAQSNNQQLRDLGILSVQIEGEGAINLALAQNRSQDVRMNGPMGAGNSVRIEAGFPMAGGPGLIRMTSPATVMIPQGGNVSSSMMAPGPNSELQPRTPRPASQSGGQGAGPPQNQMQVSHGPPNMMQPSLMGIHGNMNNQQAGSSGVPQVNLGNMQGQPQQGPPSQLMSMHQQIVPSQGQMVQQQGTLNPQNPMILSRAQLMPQGQMMVNPQSQNLGPSPQRMTPPKQMLPQQGPQMMAPHNQMMGPQGQVLLQQNPMIEQIMTNQMQGNKQQFNTQNQSNVMSGPAQIMRGPTPNMQGNMVQFTGQMSGQMLPQQGPVNNSPSQVMGIQGQVLRPPGPSPHMAQPHGDPATTANNDVSLSQMMPDVSMQQSNMVPPHVQAMQGNSASGNHFSGHGMPFNAPFSGAPNGNQMSCGQNPGFPVNKDVTLTSPLLVNLLQSDISAGHFGVNNKQNNTNANKPKKKKPPRKKKNSQQDLNTPDTRPAGLEEADQQPLPGEQGINLDNSGPKLPEFSNRPPGYPSQPVEQRPLQQMPPQLMQHVAPPPQPPQQQPPPQPPPPPSQPQSQQQQQQMMMMLMMQQDPKSVRLPVSQSVHPPRGPLNPDSQRMPMQQSGSVPVMVSLQGPASVPPSPDKQRMPMPVNTPLGSNSRKMVYQENPQNPSSSPLGEMSSLPEASGSEVPSVSGGPNNMPSHLVVSQNQLMMTGPKPGPSPLSTTQGATPQQPPVNSLPSSHGHHFPNVAAPTQTSRPKTPNRASPRPYYPQTPNNRPPSTEPSEISLSPERLNASIAGLFPPQINIPLPPRPNLNRGFDQQGLNPTTLKAIGQAPSNLTMNNPSNFAAPQTHKLDSVVVNSGKQSNSGATKRASPSNSRRSSPGSSRKTTPSPGRQNSKAPKLTLASQTNATLLQNVELPRNVLVSPTPLANPAVPGSFPNNSGLNPQNPTMPVAAIGGVLEENKESLTMPQDSDCQNSQGRKEQVNVELKAVPAQEVKIAPEDQSKKDGQPSDTNKLPSIEENKNLVSPAMREAPTSLSQLLDNSGAPNVTIKPPGLTDLEVTPPVVSGEDLKKASVIPTLQDSSSKEPSNSLNLPHSNEPCSTLVHPELSEVSSNVAPSIPQVMSRPVSSSSISTPLPPNQITVFVTSNPITTSANTSAALPTHLQSALMSTVVTMPNVGSKVMVSEGQSAAQSNARPQFITPVFINSSSIIQVMKGSQPSTIPATPLTTNSGLMPPSVAVVGPLHIPQNIKFSSAPVLPNAPSSSPAANIQTGRPLVLNSRATPVQLPSPPCTTSPVVPPHPPVQQVKELNPEETSPQVSTSADQSTLPSSQSTTVVSPLLTNSPGSSVNRRSPVSSSKGKGKVDKIGQILLTKACKKVTGSLEKGEEQYGADGETEGQGLETTAPGLMGTEQLSTELDSKTPTPPAPTLLKMTSSPVGPGSASAGPSLPGSTLPTNVRSIVTTLVPSELISAAPTTKNNHIGIASEPLAGGLVEEKVGSHPELLPSIAPSQSLVPKETPATALQGSVPRPELEANAAIVSGQSSEPKEITEKSKPPSRRNSRTEEPAVASESVENGHRKRSSRPASASSSTKDITSAVQSKRRKSK from the exons gatTAATAAGGATGACCAGCCCTGCCACTGTTATGATACCCCAGGGTGGAAATGTGTCATCTTCCATGATGGCACCAGGCCCCAATTCAGAACTGCAGCCCAGGACTCCTCGCCCTGCTTCTCAGTCAG gtggtcAAGGAGCTGGTCCTCCTCAAAACCAGATGCAGGTGTCCCACGGGCCACCAAATATGATGCAGCCCAGCCTCATGGGAATTCATGGCAACATGAACAACCAACAGGCTGGTAGTTCTGGGGTTCCTCAGGTGAACCTGGGCAACATGCAAGGCCAGCCCCAGCAGGGCCCACCATCTCAGCTGATGAGCATGCACCAGCAGATCGTGCCCTCCCAGGGCCAGATGGTCCAGCAACAAGGAACCTTGAACCCTCAGAACCCTATGATCCTTTCAAGGGCCCAGCTTATGCCACAGGGTCAGATGATGGTGAATCCTCAGAGCCAAAATCTTGGGCCCTCGCCCCAGAGGATGACCCCACCCAAGCAGATGCTTCCCCAGCAGGGCCCACAAATGATGGCACCACATAACCAGATGATGGGGCCTCAGGGGCAAGTTTTGCTTCAACAGAACCCAATGATAGAGCAGATTATGACCAATCAGATGCAGGGGAATAAGCAACAGTTTAACACTCAGAACCAATCTAATGTCATGTCGGGACCAGCACAGATAATGAGGGGACCAACTCCAAACATGCAAGGAAACATGGTGCAGTTTACGGGACAGATGTCAGGACAGATGCTGCCCCAGCAAGGGCCCGTGAACAACAGTCCATCTCAGGTTATGGGGATTCAGGGGCAGGTCTTGAGGCCACCAGGGCCCAGCCCACATATGGCCCAGCCGCATGGCGATCCTGCTACTACAGCAAATAACGATGTCAGCTTGTCTCAGATGATGCCTGATGTTAGCATGCAACAAAGCAACATGGTCCCCCCCCACGTGCAGGCCATGCAGGGAAACAGTGCCTCGGGAAACCACTTCTCAGGCCATGGGATGCCTTTCAATGCACCTTTCAGTGGAGCACCCAATGGAAATCAGATGTCCTGTGGTCAGAATCCAGGCTTCCCGGTCAATAAGGATGTCACGCTAACAAGCCCATTGTTGGTCAACTTATTGCAGAGTGATATCTCTGCAGGCCATTTTGGGGTAAACAATAAGCAAAATAATACCAACGCAAATAAACCGAAGAAGAAGAAACCCCCTcggaagaagaaaaatagtcaGCAGGATCTAAA CACCCCAGATACTCGCCCAGCTGGTCTGGAGGAGGCTGATCAGCAGCCATTGCCTGGAGAACAAGGAATTAACTTGGACAACTCAGGCCCTAAACTGCCAGAATTTTCAAACCGACCACCAG GTTATCCTTCTCAACCAGTTGAACAGAGGCCACTTCAGCAGATGCCTCCTCAGCTCATGCAGCATGTGgcgcccccaccccagccaccacagcagcagccgccgccgcagccgccgccacCCCCCAGTCAGCCACAgtctcagcagcagcagcagcaaatgaTGATGATGCTCATGATGCAACAGGACCCCAAATCAGTTAGGCTTCCAGTCTCCCAGAGCGTCCATCCCCCAAGGGGCCCCCTGAATCCGGACTCCCAGAGAATGCCCATGCAACAGAGTGGCAGTGTGCCTGTCATGGTCAGTTTGCAAGGACCTGCCTCCGTGCCGCCATCACCTGATAAGCAAAGAATGCCAATGCCTGTGAATACTCCTTTGGGAAGCAATTCAAGGAAAATGGTATACCAGGAGAACCCCCAGAATCCTTCCAGCTCACCACTGGGAGAGATGTCCTCACTCCCTGAAGCAAGTGGCAGTGAAGTACCATCTGTCTCAGGAGGCCCAAATAACATGCCTTCACATTTAGTGGTTTCCCAGAATCAGTTAATGATGACAGGGCCAAAACCTGGACCATCACCCCTTTCAACAACTCAAGGTGCAactccccagcagcctcctgtAAATTCCCTGCCCAGCTCTCATGGCCACCACTTTCCAAATGTGGCTGCCCCAACCCAAACATCTAGGCCTAAAACACCAAACAGAGCCAGCCCCAGACCCTATTATCCTCAGACACCCAACAACCGCCCTCCCAGCACAGAACCTTCAGAAATCAGTCTATCACCAGAAAGACTCAATGCCTCCATAGCAGGACTCTTCCCCCCACAGATTAATATTCCTTTACCTCCCAGGCCAAATTTAAACAGAGGCTTTGATCAACAGGGCCTAAATCCAACAACTTTGAAGGCCATCGGACAAGCACCTTCAAATCTTACCATGAACAATCCTTCCAATTTTGCTGCCCCACAGACTCACAAATTAGATTCTGTGGTGGTGAATTCTGGAAAGCAGTCTAATTCTGGAGCAACAAAACGGGCAAGTCCAAGCAACAGTCGCAGGTCTAGTCCTGGGTCAAGTAGGAAAACCACCCCAAGTCCAGGGAGACAAAATTCAAAAGCCCCTAAACTTACTCTTGCCTCTCAAACTAATGCAACCTTGTTGCAAAATGTGGAGTTGCCAAGAAACGTATTGGTCAGTCCTACTCCTTTGGCCAACCCCGCTGTACCTGGAAGCTTCCCTAACAACAGCGGGCTGAATCCTCAGAATCCTACCATGCCTGTGGCTGCAATAGGGGGTGTTCTTGAGGAAAACAAGGAGAGCTTGACTATGCCTCAGGACAGCGACTGCCAGAATTCCCAGGGTAGGAAGGAGCAGGTAAACGTTGAGCTAAAAGCAGTCCCTGCCCAAGAAGTTAAAATTGCCCCTGAAGATCAATCCAAAAAGGATGGGCAACCTTCGGATACTAACAAACTTCCCAGTATCGAAGAGAACAAAAATTTGGTGTCTCCTGCTATGAGGGAAGCACCAACATCGTTAAGTCAACTTCTTGATAACTCTGGAGCTCCTAATGTGACCATTAAGCCCCCTGGGCTTACAGATCTGGAAGTAACACCTCCAGTAGTTTCTGGAGAGGACCTGAAAAAAGCATCTGTCATTCCCACACTGCAGGATTCGTCTTCTAAAGAACCCTCTAATTCCCTAAATTTACCTCACAGTAACGAGCCATGTTCAACCCTTGTGCATCCAGAATTGAGTGAGGTCAGTTCTAATGTTGCACCAAGCATCCCTCAAGTAATGTCAAGACCTGTCAGCTCTTCCTCCATTTCCACTCCTTTGCCCCCAAATCAGATAACTGTTTTTGTAACTTCCAATCCCATCACAACTTCAGCTAACACATCAGCAGCTCTGCCAACTCACCTGCAGTCTGCATTAATGTCAACAGTTGTCACAATGCCCAATGTGGGTAGCAAGGTTATGGTTTCTGAGGGACAGTCAGCTGCTCAGTCAAATGCCCGGCCTCAGTTCATTACACCTGTCTTTATCAATTCATCCTCAATAATTCAGGTTATGAAAGGATCACAGCCAAGCACAATTCCTGCAACCCCACTGACAACCAACTCTGGCTTGATGCCTCCCTCTGTTGCAGTCGTTGGCCCTTTACACATACCtcagaatataaaattttcttctgcTCCTGTACTGCCTAATGCCCCCTCCAGTAGTCCTGCTGCAAACATACAGACAGGTCGACCCTTGGTCCTTAACTCACGAGCCACCCCTGTTCAGCTTCCTTCCCCACCTTGTACAACTTCTCCAGTTGTCCCTCCTCATCCCCCTGTCCAGCAAGTAAAAGAACTGAATCCAGAGGAGACTAGTCCTCAGGTGAGCACCTCAGCAGATCAGAGCACTCTGCCCTCTTCACAGTCAACCACAGTGGTTTCTCCCCTTTTGACCAATAGTCCAGGCTCCTCTGTCAACCGGCGAAGCCCAGTCTCATCTAGTAAGGGCAAAGGAAAAGTGGACAAAATCGGCCAGATTTTGCTGACCAAGGCGTGTAAAAAAGTTACAGGCTCTCTTGAGAAAGGGGAAGAACAATATggtgcagatggagaaactgaaggcCAAGGGCTAGAGACCACAGCTCCAGGGCTCATGGGAACAGAGCAGTTATCCACAGAGCTGGACAGTAAAACCCCAACACCCCCAGCACCCACTCTGCTAAAAATGACCTCTAGCCCTGTGGGCCCCGGCTCCGCCTCAGCAGGACCCAGCTTACCTGGCAGTACTCTCCCCACCAATGTACGCTCGATAGTAACCACTCTGGTACCCTCTGAGCTCATCTCCGCGGCGCCGACCACAAAAAACAATCATATTGGCATAGCATCTGAGCCACTTGCAGGTGGCCTAGTGGAGGAGAAGGTGGGATCTCATCCAGAGCTTCTACCCAGCATAG CCCCTTCACAGAGTTTAGTCCCAAAGGAAACTCCAGCCACAGCACTGCAGGGGTCTGTTCCCAGACCAG aactcGAGGCAAATGCTGCCATAGTCTCTGGACAAAG CAGTGAGCCCAAAGAGATAACTGAGAAGTCCAAACCTCCAAGCCGAAGAAACTCCCGAACTGAAGAGCCAGCTGTGGCTTCTGAAAGTGTGGAAAATGGACATCGTAAGCGATCCTCTCGGCCTGCTTCAGCCTCCAGCTCTACTAAAG aCATAACCAGTGCGGTGCAATCCAAGCGAAGAAAATCCAAGTAA
- the NCOA6 gene encoding nuclear receptor coactivator 6 isoform X6 has protein sequence MTSPATVMIPQGGNVSSSMMAPGPNSELQPRTPRPASQSDAMDPLLSGLHIQQQSHPSGSLAPPHHPMQPVPVNRQLNPANFPQLQPQPQPQQQQLQTRPPQQHQQQQPQGIRPQFTAPAQVPVPPGWNQLPSGALQPPPAQSSLGTMTANQGWKKAPLPGPMQQQLQARPSLATVQTPSHPPPPYPFGSQQASQAHTNFPQMSNPGQFTAPQMKSLQGGPSRVPAPLQQPHLTNKSPASSPSSFQQGSPASSPTVNQTQQQMGPRPPQNNPLPQGFQQPVSSPGRNPMVQQGNVPPNFMVMQQQPPNQGPQSLHPGLGGMPKRLPPGFSAGQANPNFMQGQVPSTTATTPGNSGAPQLQANQNVQHAGGQGAGPPQNQMQVSHGPPNMMQPSLMGIHGNMNNQQAGSSGVPQVNLGNMQGQPQQGPPSQLMSMHQQIVPSQGQMVQQQGTLNPQNPMILSRAQLMPQGQMMVNPQSQNLGPSPQRMTPPKQMLPQQGPQMMAPHNQMMGPQGQVLLQQNPMIEQIMTNQMQGNKQQFNTQNQSNVMSGPAQIMRGPTPNMQGNMVQFTGQMSGQMLPQQGPVNNSPSQVMGIQGQVLRPPGPSPHMAQPHGDPATTANNDVSLSQMMPDVSMQQSNMVPPHVQAMQGNSASGNHFSGHGMPFNAPFSGAPNGNQMSCGQNPGFPVNKDVTLTSPLLVNLLQSDISAGHFGVNNKQNNTNANKPKKKKPPRKKKNSQQDLNTPDTRPAGLEEADQQPLPGEQGINLDNSGPKLPEFSNRPPGYPSQPVEQRPLQQMPPQLMQHVAPPPQPPQQQPPPQPPPPPSQPQSQQQQQQMMMMLMMQQDPKSVRLPVSQSVHPPRGPLNPDSQRMPMQQSGSVPVMVSLQGPASVPPSPDKQRMPMPVNTPLGSNSRKMVYQENPQNPSSSPLGEMSSLPEASGSEVPSVSGGPNNMPSHLVVSQNQLMMTGPKPGPSPLSTTQGATPQQPPVNSLPSSHGHHFPNVAAPTQTSRPKTPNRASPRPYYPQTPNNRPPSTEPSEISLSPERLNASIAGLFPPQINIPLPPRPNLNRGFDQQGLNPTTLKAIGQAPSNLTMNNPSNFAAPQTHKLDSVVVNSGKQSNSGATKRASPSNSRRSSPGSSRKTTPSPGRQNSKAPKLTLASQTNATLLQNVELPRNVLVSPTPLANPAVPGSFPNNSGLNPQNPTMPVAAIGGVLEENKESLTMPQDSDCQNSQGRKEQVNVELKAVPAQEVKIAPEDQSKKDGQPSDTNKLPSIEENKNLVSPAMREAPTSLSQLLDNSGAPNVTIKPPGLTDLEVTPPVVSGEDLKKASVIPTLQDSSSKEPSNSLNLPHSNEPCSTLVHPELSEVSSNVAPSIPQVMSRPVSSSSISTPLPPNQITVFVTSNPITTSANTSAALPTHLQSALMSTVVTMPNVGSKVMVSEGQSAAQSNARPQFITPVFINSSSIIQVMKGSQPSTIPATPLTTNSGLMPPSVAVVGPLHIPQNIKFSSAPVLPNAPSSSPAANIQTGRPLVLNSRATPVQLPSPPCTTSPVVPPHPPVQQVKELNPEETSPQVSTSADQSTLPSSQSTTVVSPLLTNSPGSSVNRRSPVSSSKGKGKVDKIGQILLTKACKKVTGSLEKGEEQYGADGETEGQGLETTAPGLMGTEQLSTELDSKTPTPPAPTLLKMTSSPVGPGSASAGPSLPGSTLPTNVRSIVTTLVPSELISAAPTTKNNHIGIASEPLAGGLVEEKVGSHPELLPSIAPSQSLVPKETPATALQGSVPRPELEANAAIVSGQSSEPKEITEKSKPPSRRNSRTEEPAVASESVENGHRKRSSRPASASSSTKDITSAVQSKRRKSK, from the exons ATGACCAGCCCTGCCACTGTTATGATACCCCAGGGTGGAAATGTGTCATCTTCCATGATGGCACCAGGCCCCAATTCAGAACTGCAGCCCAGGACTCCTCGCCCTGCTTCTCAGTCAG ATGCAATGGATCCACTCCTCTCTGGGCTCCATATACAGCAGCAAAGTCATCCCTCAGGATCTTTAGCTCCCCCGCACCACCCAATGCAGCCCGTCCCTGTGAACAGACAGTTAAACCCAGCTAATTTTCCCCAGCTGCAGCCGCAGCCAcagccacagcagcagcagctgcagacAAGACCCCCACAGCAacatcagcagcagcagccgcaGGGAATTCGACCCCAGTTTACTGCCCCAGCTCAGGTGCCTGTTCCTCCAGGCTGGAACCAGCTGCCTTCGGGAGCCCTTCAGCCTCCTCCAGCCCAGAGTTCTCTGGGCACAATGACTGCAAATCAAGGGTGGAAGAAGGCTCCTTTGCCTGGCCCAATGCAACAGCAACTCCAGGCAAGACCATCCTTAGCCACGGTACAGAcaccttcccaccctccccctccgtATCCCTTTGGCAGCCAGCAAGCTTCACAAGCCCATACAAACTTTCCTCAGATGAGCAACCCAGGCCAGTTCACAGCTCCTCAGATGAAGAGCTTGCAGGGAGGGCCCTCTAGGGTCCCAGCCCCCCTGCAGCAGCCCCACCTCACCAACAAGTCTCCTGcctcctcaccctcctccttccAGCAGGGATCCCCTGCATCCTCCCCAACGGTTAACCAAACTCAGCAGCAGATGGGACCAAGGCCACCTCAAAATAACCCACTTCCCCAGGGATTTCAGCAGCCCGTCAGCTCTCCGGGTCGGAATCCTATGGTTCAACAGGGAAACGTGCCACCTAACTTCATGGTGATGCAGCAGCAACCACCAAATCAGGGGCCACAGAGTTTACATCCAGGCCTAGGAG GAATGCCTAAACGCCTCCCACCTGGCTTCTCAGCAGGACAGGCCAATCCGAACTTTATGCAAGGTCAGGTGCCTTCGACCACAGCAACTACCCCTGGGAATTCAGGAGCCCCTCAGCTGCAAGCAAATCAAAATGTCCAGCATGCAG gtggtcAAGGAGCTGGTCCTCCTCAAAACCAGATGCAGGTGTCCCACGGGCCACCAAATATGATGCAGCCCAGCCTCATGGGAATTCATGGCAACATGAACAACCAACAGGCTGGTAGTTCTGGGGTTCCTCAGGTGAACCTGGGCAACATGCAAGGCCAGCCCCAGCAGGGCCCACCATCTCAGCTGATGAGCATGCACCAGCAGATCGTGCCCTCCCAGGGCCAGATGGTCCAGCAACAAGGAACCTTGAACCCTCAGAACCCTATGATCCTTTCAAGGGCCCAGCTTATGCCACAGGGTCAGATGATGGTGAATCCTCAGAGCCAAAATCTTGGGCCCTCGCCCCAGAGGATGACCCCACCCAAGCAGATGCTTCCCCAGCAGGGCCCACAAATGATGGCACCACATAACCAGATGATGGGGCCTCAGGGGCAAGTTTTGCTTCAACAGAACCCAATGATAGAGCAGATTATGACCAATCAGATGCAGGGGAATAAGCAACAGTTTAACACTCAGAACCAATCTAATGTCATGTCGGGACCAGCACAGATAATGAGGGGACCAACTCCAAACATGCAAGGAAACATGGTGCAGTTTACGGGACAGATGTCAGGACAGATGCTGCCCCAGCAAGGGCCCGTGAACAACAGTCCATCTCAGGTTATGGGGATTCAGGGGCAGGTCTTGAGGCCACCAGGGCCCAGCCCACATATGGCCCAGCCGCATGGCGATCCTGCTACTACAGCAAATAACGATGTCAGCTTGTCTCAGATGATGCCTGATGTTAGCATGCAACAAAGCAACATGGTCCCCCCCCACGTGCAGGCCATGCAGGGAAACAGTGCCTCGGGAAACCACTTCTCAGGCCATGGGATGCCTTTCAATGCACCTTTCAGTGGAGCACCCAATGGAAATCAGATGTCCTGTGGTCAGAATCCAGGCTTCCCGGTCAATAAGGATGTCACGCTAACAAGCCCATTGTTGGTCAACTTATTGCAGAGTGATATCTCTGCAGGCCATTTTGGGGTAAACAATAAGCAAAATAATACCAACGCAAATAAACCGAAGAAGAAGAAACCCCCTcggaagaagaaaaatagtcaGCAGGATCTAAA CACCCCAGATACTCGCCCAGCTGGTCTGGAGGAGGCTGATCAGCAGCCATTGCCTGGAGAACAAGGAATTAACTTGGACAACTCAGGCCCTAAACTGCCAGAATTTTCAAACCGACCACCAG GTTATCCTTCTCAACCAGTTGAACAGAGGCCACTTCAGCAGATGCCTCCTCAGCTCATGCAGCATGTGgcgcccccaccccagccaccacagcagcagccgccgccgcagccgccgccacCCCCCAGTCAGCCACAgtctcagcagcagcagcagcaaatgaTGATGATGCTCATGATGCAACAGGACCCCAAATCAGTTAGGCTTCCAGTCTCCCAGAGCGTCCATCCCCCAAGGGGCCCCCTGAATCCGGACTCCCAGAGAATGCCCATGCAACAGAGTGGCAGTGTGCCTGTCATGGTCAGTTTGCAAGGACCTGCCTCCGTGCCGCCATCACCTGATAAGCAAAGAATGCCAATGCCTGTGAATACTCCTTTGGGAAGCAATTCAAGGAAAATGGTATACCAGGAGAACCCCCAGAATCCTTCCAGCTCACCACTGGGAGAGATGTCCTCACTCCCTGAAGCAAGTGGCAGTGAAGTACCATCTGTCTCAGGAGGCCCAAATAACATGCCTTCACATTTAGTGGTTTCCCAGAATCAGTTAATGATGACAGGGCCAAAACCTGGACCATCACCCCTTTCAACAACTCAAGGTGCAactccccagcagcctcctgtAAATTCCCTGCCCAGCTCTCATGGCCACCACTTTCCAAATGTGGCTGCCCCAACCCAAACATCTAGGCCTAAAACACCAAACAGAGCCAGCCCCAGACCCTATTATCCTCAGACACCCAACAACCGCCCTCCCAGCACAGAACCTTCAGAAATCAGTCTATCACCAGAAAGACTCAATGCCTCCATAGCAGGACTCTTCCCCCCACAGATTAATATTCCTTTACCTCCCAGGCCAAATTTAAACAGAGGCTTTGATCAACAGGGCCTAAATCCAACAACTTTGAAGGCCATCGGACAAGCACCTTCAAATCTTACCATGAACAATCCTTCCAATTTTGCTGCCCCACAGACTCACAAATTAGATTCTGTGGTGGTGAATTCTGGAAAGCAGTCTAATTCTGGAGCAACAAAACGGGCAAGTCCAAGCAACAGTCGCAGGTCTAGTCCTGGGTCAAGTAGGAAAACCACCCCAAGTCCAGGGAGACAAAATTCAAAAGCCCCTAAACTTACTCTTGCCTCTCAAACTAATGCAACCTTGTTGCAAAATGTGGAGTTGCCAAGAAACGTATTGGTCAGTCCTACTCCTTTGGCCAACCCCGCTGTACCTGGAAGCTTCCCTAACAACAGCGGGCTGAATCCTCAGAATCCTACCATGCCTGTGGCTGCAATAGGGGGTGTTCTTGAGGAAAACAAGGAGAGCTTGACTATGCCTCAGGACAGCGACTGCCAGAATTCCCAGGGTAGGAAGGAGCAGGTAAACGTTGAGCTAAAAGCAGTCCCTGCCCAAGAAGTTAAAATTGCCCCTGAAGATCAATCCAAAAAGGATGGGCAACCTTCGGATACTAACAAACTTCCCAGTATCGAAGAGAACAAAAATTTGGTGTCTCCTGCTATGAGGGAAGCACCAACATCGTTAAGTCAACTTCTTGATAACTCTGGAGCTCCTAATGTGACCATTAAGCCCCCTGGGCTTACAGATCTGGAAGTAACACCTCCAGTAGTTTCTGGAGAGGACCTGAAAAAAGCATCTGTCATTCCCACACTGCAGGATTCGTCTTCTAAAGAACCCTCTAATTCCCTAAATTTACCTCACAGTAACGAGCCATGTTCAACCCTTGTGCATCCAGAATTGAGTGAGGTCAGTTCTAATGTTGCACCAAGCATCCCTCAAGTAATGTCAAGACCTGTCAGCTCTTCCTCCATTTCCACTCCTTTGCCCCCAAATCAGATAACTGTTTTTGTAACTTCCAATCCCATCACAACTTCAGCTAACACATCAGCAGCTCTGCCAACTCACCTGCAGTCTGCATTAATGTCAACAGTTGTCACAATGCCCAATGTGGGTAGCAAGGTTATGGTTTCTGAGGGACAGTCAGCTGCTCAGTCAAATGCCCGGCCTCAGTTCATTACACCTGTCTTTATCAATTCATCCTCAATAATTCAGGTTATGAAAGGATCACAGCCAAGCACAATTCCTGCAACCCCACTGACAACCAACTCTGGCTTGATGCCTCCCTCTGTTGCAGTCGTTGGCCCTTTACACATACCtcagaatataaaattttcttctgcTCCTGTACTGCCTAATGCCCCCTCCAGTAGTCCTGCTGCAAACATACAGACAGGTCGACCCTTGGTCCTTAACTCACGAGCCACCCCTGTTCAGCTTCCTTCCCCACCTTGTACAACTTCTCCAGTTGTCCCTCCTCATCCCCCTGTCCAGCAAGTAAAAGAACTGAATCCAGAGGAGACTAGTCCTCAGGTGAGCACCTCAGCAGATCAGAGCACTCTGCCCTCTTCACAGTCAACCACAGTGGTTTCTCCCCTTTTGACCAATAGTCCAGGCTCCTCTGTCAACCGGCGAAGCCCAGTCTCATCTAGTAAGGGCAAAGGAAAAGTGGACAAAATCGGCCAGATTTTGCTGACCAAGGCGTGTAAAAAAGTTACAGGCTCTCTTGAGAAAGGGGAAGAACAATATggtgcagatggagaaactgaaggcCAAGGGCTAGAGACCACAGCTCCAGGGCTCATGGGAACAGAGCAGTTATCCACAGAGCTGGACAGTAAAACCCCAACACCCCCAGCACCCACTCTGCTAAAAATGACCTCTAGCCCTGTGGGCCCCGGCTCCGCCTCAGCAGGACCCAGCTTACCTGGCAGTACTCTCCCCACCAATGTACGCTCGATAGTAACCACTCTGGTACCCTCTGAGCTCATCTCCGCGGCGCCGACCACAAAAAACAATCATATTGGCATAGCATCTGAGCCACTTGCAGGTGGCCTAGTGGAGGAGAAGGTGGGATCTCATCCAGAGCTTCTACCCAGCATAG CCCCTTCACAGAGTTTAGTCCCAAAGGAAACTCCAGCCACAGCACTGCAGGGGTCTGTTCCCAGACCAG aactcGAGGCAAATGCTGCCATAGTCTCTGGACAAAG CAGTGAGCCCAAAGAGATAACTGAGAAGTCCAAACCTCCAAGCCGAAGAAACTCCCGAACTGAAGAGCCAGCTGTGGCTTCTGAAAGTGTGGAAAATGGACATCGTAAGCGATCCTCTCGGCCTGCTTCAGCCTCCAGCTCTACTAAAG aCATAACCAGTGCGGTGCAATCCAAGCGAAGAAAATCCAAGTAA